Within Lolium rigidum isolate FL_2022 chromosome 5, APGP_CSIRO_Lrig_0.1, whole genome shotgun sequence, the genomic segment TTATATTAGGCTTCTAAGAACTAACTGTATAATCCCTCATAAAAAACATGCCTTGGTGTGGATATTAAGGAATGTACACAGTAATGGATTagagttttattttgaaattagtGACTTTTTTTACCGTGGCACGGTTCATCATGAGGAGATGTCAATTTTTTGCTTCCGCACATCGTCACCGCTTCCACCTTTTTTTAAATTCACACTATATTAAGCAaggaagccgcctcattaaaaaccttccagcccccttaggtaccctggtaaggaaaagagtgcgtaataCTTGCTGCCTGAGTTCAATAAAATGTTACATCTTTCATTACAGCTGGTATAATAGAACTAGGGGGATCATCGGCCAAGAAAAAAGTAGTGCTAGAATTAAACGAGTATCTAGCCAGAGTATGTGCCACACCATTAGCTTCTCTTGGACAATGTTGCACCACGATGTTGCCAATTCTTTGTGCCATCAGAGGTAGCAGTCAAAGAGGATAGCAGAATAAGGGCTCCAAACCTCACTCTCTCCATTAAAAGCTTGCACTATTTCTAGGCAATCTGACTCAATTATAACAGGAGCACATCCCAGATCCTCAACCAGCCCTCTCAAAAGAGCACTTGCCTCATACTACTAGCATTTAAGAAATTTTCTCCAATCCAAATTTTACCAGCAACAACTCTTCCTTTGTGATCTCGAAGCACCGCAGCAACTAAACCTGTGCCATGAGGAAAGAAACATGCATCAATATTAAGTTTGTAACAATTGGGTTCTGATTTTTTCCAGGCCACAACTCGTGCCTCCGCTCCTGATTCAGCTCCACCATAATCCAAGGCCAAACCAAGGATAGAGAGCGCTGTCATTGGTGGCGAAACAACATGTTCACCTTTGCAGTACTGTCTCGTTTACCACCAGATATACCATGTTGCCACTGCAATTGTATCCTTCAAGCCAAGAGACCCTAGAACTGAAGGTTTACGAAAATTATTTCGAAGGATTTCATCTAAGATCGTAGATCCTGATCTGTCCACCACAATTGCCTCTTGTATTGTTTTCTTTACTCCAAGGGCTTCCCACACATCTCTCGCACGATTACACGTAAAAATAAGATGCTTCACGTCTTCTGCACCCTGCGCACAAACTGGACACTGCCCCGATACATGTATATGCTTGTTTGCAAGTACATACATTCCTGGTTTAGTACCATGAAGAGCCCTCCATATATAAATTTTAACTTTTCTTGGGACTTTAAGTTTCCACAAAATTTCCCAAACCGGATTATGGGAGGAGGAGCTCTGATCTGCTGCCTGGTCTAACTTTTGCCCATGTAGATGGTTCCATTGAACATAGTATGCAGATCTGACTGAAAAATTTGCTGGATTTTGTCATGTGCCATGAAATAAAATCTTCAGTCATGTTTTCACTCAGTGGAATTCTCAAGATTCTCATTGCATCGATCGGGTTAAATAATTCCTTCACCACCACTTCATCACATTGCATTGTGTCCAAATTGATGACTTCTCTCACATACTTTAGCAATATTTGTTCTTTTGGAGTTTGGATCATTATGTCTAGGCTACTTGAATCCAAGGGTCGTCCCATATATTGATCAACTCTCCATTGCCAACTCTCCATATAAATCCACGCTTAAAAACATTTATTCATGCAATAATACTTTGCCAAGTAAAAGATGTGCCTTTTTTAGGGCCATACTTTAAAAGATTGCCATCAGGATAGTATTTAGCTCGTAATATTTGGACACATAATGAATCTGGATTTGAAATTAATCACCAGCTTTGCTTTGCCAACATAGCAAGGTTGAAATCATGCAGATCTCTAAAGCCTACTCCTCAAAGCTTCTTGGGGATACCCATTTTACACCAAGCCATCCAATGCATACGATTATGTTCCTCCGTATCTCCCCACCAGAAAATTGACATTGCATCAGTCATTTCCTTGAGCAACTTCTTGGGAATATTAAAAACATACATAACATAAACTGATATAGACTGTATAACAGCTTTTAGAAGAATTTCCTTACCACCCATTGAGAGGCACTTCTCCTTCCATACTTCTAATCTTTTAATAATCCTCTCCAACAAGTACATGAAACTATCACTTCGGTCCACACCTACCATTGCAGGTAGTCCAAGATATTTATATAACAAAGCTTCGGTCATGATGTTTAGTTCTGAACATAATTCTGCCCTTACATCTGGGTCAATATTTGGGGTGAAATACATAGTACACTTGGCCTCACTAACCAGATGTCCCGAGTTTGCACAGTATTGACCAAGTACCTATCTCAATGAGGTTGCATTAGTCATATCTGTCTTGATAAGGATTAGGGAATCATCAGCAAAGAGTAAATGAGAAAGAGTAAATGAGATACTGATGGCGCATTTCTGCAAACCCTGACACCTTCCATACCACGAACCTCCTCTCTATGAGCCAGTAAACTTGAAAGACTCGCTACACAAATTAGAAATAAATAAGGAGAAAGTGGATCTCCCTGTCTAAGTCCTCTACTCAGAGTAAAATAATTAGTTTCTTGATTGTGAAATCTGATCTTATACTTCACAGAACGAACACACATCATCAAAAGGTCAATAAAACCTTGCTAAAAACCAAGCCTTCTCAGCATAATTTCTAGAAAATTCCATTCAACACGGTCATACGCCTTACGGATATCAAGTTTTACCGCACAGTACCCCCATTTTCCTTTCTTTCTATCCTTGATCTTGTGCATGCATTCATATGCAATCAGAACATTGTCCGTAATCAACCTCCCAGGCACAAAAGCACTTTGCACCGGGGATATAAAATCATCAAGAATATGTTTCAACCGGAAAGCAATCATCTTAGATATTACCCTGTACAGAACATTGTAGAGGCTTATAGGCCTATATTGGGTAACCAATTCTGGATTTTCAACCTTGGGAATTAACACGATCACCGTATCATTTCATCCATCTGGAATAGATTTATTGCTAATTGCATATTTTGTAAAACTGCATCCCCAAATTTTGTATTCCAAGCTTCATTTGTCAAAGCACGATCCAAACGTTCTCAAATTCTTCCTCTATGCCATGTAAACTTGGGTCTGGTATACCCAAAATCCGACAAGTTGCACTCCTCCGTCGCATCTCTGAGGGCCTTCATATAGTGTTGAGGTCTTTGGTTCCCCCCTCCTTCTCAAAAGGGTACATAATCTTATTGATGTCGCCCATCACTAGCCAAGGAAAATTCACGATGCATGAAGATCATGGAAGTACTGCCAAGTGAAGTGCTTATCCTGCCATCGTGGCTCTCCTTAAAATCCAGTAAAACGCCACACATTCTCTGCCCCAGTCCCGACCACAACATCGATATTAGTTTTATAACGAAGTGAGATATGAACTTCTTTCTTCCACAGCAGTAGTAGACCACCACTTCATCCGTTACTCTGTATCACCTCCTTAAAATCCATTCGCAACCTTCGCTTAAGACATTCTGCCGGCCACTCCTCTAGGTGAGTTTCCGATATAAATAAAACATCCGGGCAACTCCGCTTAGTGAAATTTAGCAGAGCCCGGACGGCCGCGCCCTTGTAGGACGCGGTCATTATATCCTATGATTTTTATTGCTCCCGGCGAATTGTCATCCATATCCAAACTGTCATCACCGTTCTTCCTTGGTCTTTTTGTAACTTGCACCTTGTGCGGGGTTGTCATACCATCAGTATTTCACCACTTCCACCTTAATACTACGTTGTAGAGATCTTCTATTACCGCGACCCACTACCCCACCTATATTTTTGATCAGTTTCCTCTTGCTGATGGACAAATGTGAAGGTGAATTTTGATGTCGATGTCCATTTGAGAACAAGTTTTAAAAATCCTTTTTAGATGCTCATACTGTATTTTTTATaatctacagtactttatttccaGCCAACAAGCCAGCGTCGGGTACAAATGTACTTTAGATGATCAAATCACTCGGATGACGCGTACTtggcgacgaactcggcgatgttCGTGTCGGAGCTCCCGCCCTCCCTGCTTGCCGCCCTGGACTTTTCCGCCCACGCGGCGGCGTTCTTCCTGTACTCCTCGCTCCTCTCGCCGTCCATCACTTCCTTGATCCCGCTCGCCACCTCCTCCCTCCGCGCGAGCCCGTCCTCGGCGGCCGGACGCACACGCACTCCCGCCTTCCACACGGCCTCCACGTACTTGGCGTTCATCGGCTGGTCCGTCCACTGCGGCAGCGCCACCATCGGCACGCCGGCGACCAGCGCTTCCGCCGtagagttccacccgcagtgggTCAGGAAACACCCCACGGCCGGGTGCGCCAGCACCTCCAGCTGCGGGCACCATGAGACCACCATCCCGCCGCGCGGCGTGACCGCGTCGGCGTAGCCGGCGGGCAGTTTGTGGGACTCGGAGGAGCGGACGGCCCAAAGGAACGGgcggccggcgtcgaggaggCCCTCCGCGACCTCCCGCATCTCGGCAGGGTCCAGGTTGGACAGGCTGCCGAAGGAGGCGAACACGACGGAGCGCGgcgggtgggtggacagccaggaGACGCATGGCGCGGCGGTGAGCTCGAAGAGGTGGAAGCCGTACTTTGTGTCCGACGGGAGCCGGTCGTCGCCGACGTAGGACGCAGGCACCGTCGGCCCGATCGTCTTGGCGCGCCACGCCGACGCCATGTACGCCGCCTCCTGCATTCCCCTCAGTTGCATCAAAAATTAGTTCCGCTCAACGAGTAAGTAATTTCAAATGAACTTCACTGGGAAAGTGAACGTTGTTGATTCTTTGACCATTTTGCAGCTAACAACTTGTATGTGCAACTGCAAGCATCAAAGTAGAACTGTAGAATTCATGTGACCGCGTAGAGGGGCCAGTAAACTCAACATTCGACCCAATAGGAAGGCCCGTATGTGAGAAAAAAAATCAACGTGTTTTTGGAAATCAAGGTATTTTCAAAGTtcagaaaactaaaaaaaaaaattacaggtAGGTAATGGATGCAGTTATGCGTGTACGAAACTTAAACATGTGTAATTATATCATGCATAAAAAGATCAAAAATACATAGATCGCGCATGTAAGTTATACAATTTGTAGCACGAAAACATCTCCTATGGCATCCTCCATAGGCCTCTCCAAACCCGCAGCCCCCAAATGTGGATTAGGTCCGACGCGGCCGAAAATACTATCCGATACCCCAGCACTAGTAGAAAAGGAGGCTTTGGTTTTTGGCTCCAAAGAGCATTAGCATCGGACCGGCTACGAATCCAGACTAAAGGGtacattagcaccggttcaagtGGCCAAaattttagcaccggttcgagcgggatctttagtaccggttcgtgccacgaaccggtgctaaagggttggcgtcagccgcgaaacctttagcaccggttcgtgaacccctttagcaccggtttgtgttacgaatcggtgctaaagattgtcctgctccccacgcacctccacacccccccccccggatcgcttttttaactttgtaaaatataaaataaaatgatagaaaattcaaaaaataaaatcttttgagattcctatATGTTACGCaatctactattagggaaaattaacaaatttgaaatttgactttttttgcataaaaagtttagaaaaGGGTTAAACCGCATTAATTTTTGCATACGGCAtcggaaaaaaaacgtataatatataaaaatgattgtgggaaaaagttacatctaaattcacccgggtttataaaaaaatttaaaattaaaataattaaatataatacaaattaaaaagttaatgtttatttatttatttattcaagattattattacatcattactttttttattaaaagaattatttgaaattcaaacaataaagaaatgtgacatcgaccaacatgttaataggattgatatgatactagtatcacatacatgtgcgcaaAGCACTTGGATGCAGGACAGGATGGAACTCAGAAGTTAAACGtgttagtgctagagtagtgggaggatggtgaCCGAGTGGGAAGTTCGACcatgagtaagtaatttgactagagataaatgtagttagagactaaacttgtcaaataactaaaaaagaaaataagatggagtggaaaataattcaaaataaaaattggATATAAAAAATGGCACCGGTAGTGGggttctgccgcggcagcgttttgggatGTTTTGCTGCCGCGGCAGACCCGTTATCACCTAAAGGTCCTCTCGCCCGGGCGCTCGGCAGCTGCCACGTGATGCCCCTTTAGCACTGGTTCGCAACTGATGTGTAGCACCGGATGCGTAGCACCGGTTGGGCAGCCGGTATATATGGGctttaccaaccggtgcaaaagccccgttttctactagtgtaggccaacCTCGACCCACATGGGACCACCTAGGCATGCTAGACATAAGTGGCAACCATACAAGCTAACTATGTACAACTGTAATCTATTCCACCTTCCCTTTCTTCCCGCCACCCATTTCATTTCTCTCGCATGCCGCCCTCCCATTCGTGTCCGTCCCACGCCCACGTAGCCGACAAACAAAGTTTACTGCCATCGACAAATAGTGTCACAAGATGCACATGGAACACAACACAAATGCGACGACACGTAGGTGGAGTCTCATCCAAAAGTGCGTTAACAAATACCACGGCTACCTTGAGACTTTGTTGGGCAGCATGAGAATGGCAAGTCACCGATAGATCACGTAAGTTCTCTTGTTGTTCAATTTAGCATTATACGCCTTGGCTAAGAACTTTGTTTAGTTGATCTTGGCCCATGACATGTACAAACGACTCAACAAAGAAAAGTTGTTCAATGAGAAAGACAAAGATCGATCTCGAAAAGGAACGAGTTGTGGTGACGAAAAGGAAGGAAGAATTCGTTTTCATGACCGCCAACACATCGAACATAGACCTAGAGATGAAGGCATGTTAAATGGAGGAGGGGCGGCCATCTTGTAACGACGGAGGGCAACGGCCACAACAATAGTAATAACACCGGCAACAGAAGATCCCTCTACCCTAGAGAAGCCGACGCCAACACCGCCAGCAGATGGGGTTTGTTCTATCCGATTTCCATCCATTTCACACGGTCTTGTAATGTATGACCAAATTTGACGGCGTTTTGTAGCGGATATGTTAAATTATGTCCTAGACTACATGCGTTTATGATTATTTATTTATAAAACTAGATTAAAAGAAAATGTTGGAGCCCCCCACTAGACAGAAGCTCCCACAGCCGCTAGTATACACCCGATCCAACGCTCATACCCAACACCATGTAGGAGCCACGACTA encodes:
- the LOC124657340 gene encoding UDP-glucosyltransferase UGT13248-like; protein product: MASPGETALAQAGVGVGGGAGHVLLLPYPSQGHVHPMLQFAKRLAHHGLRPTLAVTRYILATCTPDAAAIGAVRLAAVSDGCDAGGFGECNDVTAYLSLLESAGSETLAELLRAEAAAGRPVRTVVYDAFLPWARAVAQRHGAAAVAFFTQPCAVNVVYGHVWSERVGVPVEAGATVGLPGLPALEPEGLPWFLKVGPGPYPGYFEMVMSQFKGLELADDVLVNSFYELEPQEAAYMASAWRAKTIGPTVPASYVGDDRLPSDTKYGFHLFELTAAPCVSWLSTHPPRSVVFASFGSLSNLDPAEMREVAEGLLDAGRPFLWAVRSSESHKLPAGYADAVTPRGGMVVSWCPQLEVLAHPAVGCFLTHCGWNSTAEALVAGVPMVALPQWTDQPMNAKYVEAVWKAGVRVRPAAEDGLARREEVASGIKEVMDGERSEEYRKNAAAWAEKSRAASREGGSSDTNIAEFVAKYASSE